CTTCCTTATTATTGTTTGTCAAATAgtgtttattgatttaatacACACGATACCTGCGTGCAAACTCTGATTACACTCTTCGCACTTTCTCCCCAAGATGGTAGTGGTACAAAACCATGCCAATTGAtctcaatgaaaaattaataataaaaaacgcaatatcattaaaaaaacatcaaatgtTGAATTATGggaactaaaattattttataatgtcaattccatttttattttatttaaggaaTGAAAAAATCCACTCAATTAGCAGCAACATACCGTGTCCAGCACATCTACTCCATTTAGTGTTATCGAAAGCTTTAAAGCGGTTAAGGAAGTTAAAGATGTATTCAAGGCCTGTAGATTATTGGCAACAAGACCACACAAGTCAGTTGCAAGTCAACAGAGAATTATCAATGCTTGCCAAAATGtacaaccaaaaaaattaattttaataaaaccattACTCCATGTAAAACCAGTTGGAACAGTGGTTAAATGTAGAAATCAATTTTGCACCTTAAACAAGGCTTTGGCATTATTTCTgctagtaatttaaaaactggtgATATTTTGAGGGCAATCGTCCCATTGAGAGAATTGTGCCAATTTTAAAAGTGATCTGTGATTTCTCAAAGTGTATTTCTGCAGAGAAACGATCCACAGGACATCTCATAATTCCTGGCCGATATGATAtccaagaaaaaattaagaactttATTTTGGCCAATGATTAAAGAATAGCTGATTTTGTTTCTAAAATTCTTGCAAATCTCAACAAAAGGTTCCCTGACTGTGGTTCTAATATTACCAAAAATTCATTGTTGCATTTTTTAGACACAAAATTTAAAGGTCATTTATtgtcaagatttaaaaaagagtgtcaaactattaaacaattaaaattaagtgCAACTGGTGACAATTTATCACTCAATTCAAACTCTAGCACCATCTCTAGACCAAGAACTTACCCCAGCAGAAAAGCTCCATTTTGAGATGATAAAACATAACAGTCCACATTCTGGGTTCTTGGACACATCAATATCAAACCCTTTGGATGCATAACTAGATGCTTAAAAAAGATTAGGGTTCCCAAAAAAGAGCTATGACATTCTGGAGTGGTGGAGGGTTCATTCACCACAGTTACCATTACTCTCCAATGTAGCAAAAAAGGTTTTATGCTACATTACAATGGCTTACATTATGTAATTTCACAAGCTGGAAGTATTGCCAGTTGCAAAAGAATTCTTCTAAATTCAGAAACAGTGGAAaagtttgtttacattaaagaaaatatctCAAGAGTAACAATTAAAACATGGAAAATTGAAGAAGATATTCCAGAGTCTGAAATCTATTTCAAGGTCTGGAATCCAGACcttaaaattgattaatttttattaacttaaacatatttttatattgttttcattgatgtattcaatttgaaataaaataaataataaaacaaagctGTGAAACTTTTTTCATACTCCCGAACAATACCGACTATTGTTTACTACCGAATCTTAACAAGACTTAAAACCTATACTACCATTAGTAATACCGATAAACAATAGTAGACATGCTTAACACCAATACTCTCGTCACGCCCGACTTTTCTCACTACTGAATTTTCTTAGCACATACTTGCAGGGCTCAATTTAACGGTCGGACATCGCCGCTCCATGactgtttttaaaatctgaTTTGTGGGGCAAccaaacatttttcatttttgataaaaaattcaacaatattttgttgCCCTTCTCTAGCAGATCTCAAAAAATGTCCGAGGGGTGGCGATATCCAACCGTTAAATCTAGCGCTGTACTTGCACACATATTTGCACCTTATAcagttatgtttaaaaaatgtgtcaTGAATTTTCAGGTAATTatggctattttttttaatttcaaatatatatgaaataaacttTAGTCAAAGACATCTAAACTTTGTATTGCATTTGTTTGGgagtttcttttaaattaacaagTTCATCAAATTGTTCTCtgacttttaacttttatgtgaAGGATGTTGCGTATGTAAAAGCGTGTGCAATGATAAAGTGTTGCAACTTGGACTGTCAACTCTCTACTGCTAGATAAAGACATTTgattaaatattacatatagGCTAAAAATGGATGTAAAGCTTCACCAAGCAAGGCAAACTGGACACAAGATTTCTGTGCAGGACAGAAAAATGATCATCCAAACTAGATGCAGGGAAGAActtagaatattttttgatattcacAAATCCggatttaaaaaatggaaatgatgAAATTACTgcaagaaaagtttttaaagatttttgagTTATTCTTTGATATAACCGAGGTTGAGGACAATCCTAATCCAGCAGTTTGTATGGGTTTTGAACTAGACAGTGTCAAATTCAAACTGTTCTGCTATGAAACTGCAAATTTGATAGTTGATAAATATTCCTAGTATATAATACTTCCAACAACGCATAAATTTCGGGAACATGAGGTTCAGATTGCAGAAACATAAGAACTCTCCATTGAATTTTATTaggaagattaaaaaaaaaccttaaagaaaaaaaactcgcaaagctaaattaaatcagtgtaaaaattcaatattttaaaaatttaaaaaagagttaatgTGATAAGAAATCACTTAGAACTACCTTCTAATTTGACCAGACCCTGTAAAATCTTATACCAGCTTCAAGAAATACAAATCAGAAAATAGCGAACAACTAACGGCTGAAGTTCTAGCTTacaggaaaaaaatatttatttatcaaattaattgaaaaatatatattttcccAAAAAACTAGAATAATGCAAGAACTTCGATTATAATCGAAGTTCTTGCATTATTCTAGTTTTTTGGtattactaataattattagtaataccaattttttcttaaagccTTAAAATCTCATctttgttttggtattttaaacgaatttttttaacagatattTAAAtcggtaatttttttaaaaaattagattttaaaactcAGCATactaaatataagttataaaaaacttcatcaaacgaattcatttttaagttatcaTTGTTCATCCTCGTTAGTCGTATTttgataaactatttaaaaaaaggcgtATCAAAGCAAGTAAATTttggatcttttttttttatgaaattaaaatccACATTAAATTCTTCACAACATGGAACtagctaaattttaaaaacaagtaaaaccGTCAAACAcctatataattttttgcaaacaactTTCACAAAAACTTGCTTTTTACGATCacttattgatgtttttttacctaaaataaatcttttttaatcaaaaaacttccaaaaacttttttacgtAATAATCAAGGACCCACAAgagataattttgaaaaattttttgttttgcagatttgaaatcctaataaaatttttcaccaAAATTAACCcgtttccatttttaaaatttaaactaaaatatggACACTCCTTCAATAATATGAATCCATATGACCCAAAAAACCCGTGAAAACAtgtataatatgtttaataacCGTTTCTGACCTCTTTGAGACACTGTGCGTcgcttctgtttttttttaattatttttaataacaaagttTCCACGTTGTCCAAGTTTTATTTTCACTAcattttagacgtttttttcgcagtttttttaactttcaactATTGATTTCTCAATCCCGTTTGTAAGCTGCTGACGGGTACCCGGGTACACGCCTGTTAGTTATTGCCCGAGTAGCATTATCAACTGACTTGTAACCATCtttgataagtttaaaatttattttattcattttttaagtttaaaatcattgttttataacaatttaccaatattaaactttttttttttttaaacatcttcgcttccaacaaggctgcaagcagcCACTAAataaagttggaagttactgaaagagaaaagatgaagattgtagagcaagataacgattgacagacgacttaaaagattacaaattatatgaGTATAAAGagctgatgttcgaggaaaaaaactagacgaataagcgtttttggagcacttaggaacagtcacaaaaaaaggatgacacttaattgaatgacgagtaacacgataatgaattttagtagatggcacaagagacgctagctctttagagcagtgcccattatagtatttgtagaaaagagaaagagaagcaacattacgacgatgagataatggttgaaggttggctgcaagagcaggtccaactatgtttacaatgcgtttttgcaccttgtctaaaagagaaaggacatcattagaagatccgccccagatatggcaacattTTCCATACAAgaccagatttgagatttatagaagtagagaatagaatccagagtaagaaagtggcgagctcgataaagagatgcaaccttagcagatgctaattttgcaactgatttgatatatggtttccaagaacgattggaagtaagagttaatcctagaagattaAGAGTAggtgactcatcgagtacatcaccgttcataaatataggaagatctaaattattgcgataacgattggctgaaaaaaattgagttttatctgaattaaagttcaccagccactgtgagccccatgttgtagcagaagtaagatccttttcaagctcaaatgccccctccaagcaatcggAGGGTGTTGGTTTTTTATCacgacaagaataaatggtagtgtcatcagcaaacaatgccactttagatgagagaatatctggaagatcgttaatgtaaattaaaaagagtatagggccaaggatagaaccttaaggaacccctgaagttacagaataagaagaagagtgttgtccatcgagaaCAACTTTTAtgctacgattggaaaggaaggattcgatgatcttaaagatgttgccagatacaccataagaagaaagcttatggagaagaccagcatgctaaactttatcaaaagcttttgaaatgtcgagagcgatggccttaacctctccacctttatctaatgcacgagaAAACCtgtcagttattactgttaacaaatcagctgtagaacgagaagatcgaaatccatattgatggtcAGAAAGTAAGtgattagattcaagatgagagattaagtgtttgttaattaaagattcaaaaaccttgcttatgataggaagaagactaataggacggtagttagacgaatcagatcgctctccagaatttttgaagatagggataacagatgccgctttccagcaggctggaaagcaagactctgataagcacttgttaaatagttttgagagtatagacgacagctccggagaacacttctgcaagacaataacaggtatgttgtccgggccacaagctgtagaagagtctaggcaggaaatcactttagatacagatgctggagtgatatgaatgtaaagcaatagatcaacctgtttgttggcAATATCAGGTAGAAAGCAACTAGttgaatcaagagatgatattgatgaaaagtttttagcaaacaattcagctttgtctttaggtgaagtGACAAATTCTGAGGTGGAATTatagatttgcccttattattgatattattaaagcTTTTCCAGAAGTCaagagagcctaatttttgagatgagatacgagatttcatgacctgaaaatagcgggttttggcgttagacaaaaccattttacaattgtttctagcagtaataaacagacgcctgttttctggagaattattTTGCTGATAAATATGGAAGTCacggtttcgattggcaattgcagcagcacagtgtgaagaaaaccatggaggagattgaggcttgacctggaatcgtcgagagggaacaaagattccatgccagcctgaatccacgaagttatgtaagaagcacatttgtcgacaggaagacgaaagatttctacccaagggccatcatgaagaaaatcacggaaagaatCCCAATCAGCTTTACTGTAGTTGTAAGAGGTTCGATAATAGGGGGATTCAGgtaatgaagaagaatgagatattagttttagagagatcaaactgtgatcagaagcacctaagggtaaatgtggagaaactgagcactgactaggatcagaaacaagacataagtcgagtagagaaggtaaatgattcgggttgtctggaaagcgagttagaaagttgactatttgagttagggattgagaaaggcaaaagttgtgggctttaatgcctgccgaatcactgacactagagccaagccattcagagtggtgagcattaaagtcaccaacaacaactatattagctgatggataaagagagagggcttgatcaatatgatcagaaataacgtCAAAAAgtgtgcagtcttgagatgaaggagagcgatatagaacaaagagaaaggcaataGAGTGAAGCTAGCATGTAAAAGAAGTGAAACTAGCATGTAAAAGAAGATCTTGAAGATTTTGTTTGAAgttatgatttatttactaccatcaaaatttctaaaaatatataataatcggATAGTTATTTAAGTTTCTGGTTCAGAAACAAACTTATGTACAATGTTACGTACAATAAGCCTCAAGTAATGTACAACATTTTCCATAACGTAAATCAGAACTCCTCCAACTCGTTTATAAACTTGTCTCTTAGACACAATGAtgtattatatatcattagttGGACAAAACTCTTTTAAGACTTgaacaattgaaaatataattattttgaagcTCTTTCAAAGTACCCaagtttcatttaaacaaaacatattttcagtttctttttaaaaagatacccgttttgtttaaaaaaaaaagggatttgaaaaaaaaaataaaataaaaatgttttaagaaaactttattCATCAATTTTATTCTTGCTTTATactttacctttaaaataattgcaataaaaacttattactaacTTTGTATAATAAGTATCGAATGTGTGGGGTCTTATGCAGACCAAATCGACCAAACATATCCTTTTCGTTAAAGTTTTGCGACCTAAAATGACTAAAGAAAGAAAACTAGTAATGGATAAGAAAATAGAAGACTTCATTACTCGTGATACACGCCCaagtttaagtttagttttcttAGCTTGTTGAAATACACAGATTTAGACTATGTTATTAAAGCACGTTCAACTACCAAAATACTGATAAAGAATCTCAAGTTCAAGTATAAATctcaatataataaatacaaatcaaagctgaaatatatttagcaaaggattttattaatgaatgatCGGGTCAGCGGCGTTTTGCTTTCACGATAAAATTAGTAATTGAACCTTATCTAAATCTTTCGGAAATTGTAAATTTGCGTCGAGCTGCAGGGCGATTAACGGCACTTTTTAAGTGAAGTACGTTAGCAATGCAGGAATTGAGTAGCAAAGAAACTGCATCAAAATTTTGTGATGATGAAAAATCATTGTAAGTCATCAAAGACTGCTCTACTCGATAGAGTTCTACGTTAAACATGTTAGAACGATTAGTGAAGCTATGTTGGGTGATTAGGGCCGAGCTGTCTGACCGAAATGCGTCAactctttttacaaaaaaagaagtGCAAATGACAGATGAAAACCAGTTGTTGGCGCAAGCCATTATACTGTACCTGAAACCAATGAAGCAGATAACAAGTATGTTTTCTGATCAAAAATATGAAGTTATATACAATGAAACATATTCTACCATCAgagttgaaaataaaactcttttgttaTGCCAGTATAGAGGGAAAGATTAAGGTAGTAACAGAAAAGTTGACGCTCAAGCAAGCGCGGATTTAGTTAGAAACAAACTTACCaaataagaatatatttaatgaactGGCATTGCTGTGCACAACCGACAAAGAATTTGGATACGTGGATGACTGTCAACGAAAATATCTTAGAGTTTTGGTAAGATAGTACCAAGTTAACCAAAGCTTGGTATTTTAGCGCGCAAGCACATGTGCATATCAGTGACTTCAGTGCGCATTTACGAGTAAAACTTTACTAATACATCAAACAACATCTGGAATACAATTATCTAGAACATGGgccaaaacataaaaatatgcTCTAAAAGGAGCTTTTGTTGTGCAAtcgtaaagtttaaaaaattttacactttAGGGTGTGGagattttgaactaaaaatttCTCAATTCAAAGTTTCCAGTGCtttgaaaatttatcatttatgatttatcaatttttaaaaatttttagtgttaactatataccaaaaaaattcaaataaataaaaaaacaaaaaaaaggttttaaaataaaaagatagtAATTATTAAAGCGCTAAATAGGATATCGTATTTACTATCGCTATTATCGTTTGAAAATCGACTTTATTgattaaaactgatttaaacaataaaatgatattttacaaCCTGGTTTTCTTTTAATAAGTGTTTTAAGCTATAtgtaatataacaaataaaaacttattttttaaaactaatcaaTTTGGTCTATTCAAATAGCAGCAGCTAACGTGCAGCCTTGGCGCGGCGGGTAAAGCTCTGGCATTAGAATCAAAAAGCTCGAGATTCTTAACATCGTTAAGTAAAGAGgtgttagcttttttttttgaatacttgcGGTGCTCTATGACATAAttgttaggtcttcttggagcaccttattaaaaaataagttcatCTTCTAATTAGTCTTCCTCATATTAGTAATTATCAACACATCATTGCAAAATCATTGTCAATTGCAGAAATAATGTTTTCACTATTTAGACAGAGACATACACTGTCCTCCGAAACTTAGGAAACTACAACAGAAAATGCTTCCGTGAAATAAAagcgtttaaaatatttataaatcaaattttattttaaaagtcttttgaattttttctactgtTTGCTAAAATTGTGAAATATTCTCTTGTTTGTTGTCACTTTATGACAACAAACAAGAAAATATTACTctttattgttttaactattttttttatatagatacaagttagtataaaaattgaaacatttcaaaacaCCGTAATCTTAATACGAACGATTTGTTCATTTTAAATAGtggttttaataaagaaaaaaattatatgtttataaccaGTCTTTTGTGTAACATAAAACACTACTAATCTTATTTAGTAGaaacttaaagtaaaattatttttgcaagaCTACAGAATggcacataataaataaaatagtatttttaaacactattatatacaaaaattattaatgattatAATGGCGGAGCTATACAGAGTGATTTAtgcaaaatgtataaaatagCAGTTATGAGTCCATtagttaacaaatataaaaccaaAGGAACTGTTGAAATTAAGCATTTTGGGAAATGACCAAAGAAAATCACTCTTCGTATTGATCGTTGTATTACgtgataaaagtttatttgcttGCGCCAGAGATACAAATTGCGAATTGGAACTTGATATTTCAGAAATCACTCTACAGCGACGTTTGGATGATGCAGGCTCGTATAGCTACCGTgcagcaaaaaaacttttcatataaGAAATGCTGAAGAACTGTGGAACTTAAATTTGCCTGGTCACAAATAAATTTCCCTTAAAGATATACTTTAGTTATTAGGAACAATGAATATGTCATTAATTACTAATCTGATATGCTTTTTATGGTATACTCTaaaaggtttcttttttttggagttgaaatatttttactttccGCAGTTTTTATGATATACTGAtgtattagtatatatttactttacatAGAGAAGTTAAACtatagaaatactttttttgtattaaaaatgaaatagtaACTTGCATACCATACACGTGTTTCCTTATTTTCGGAATGAAATTAAGGAAACACGtgtttaaacaaaatgattattaatgtactattaagagcaaaattaatagaaatatttttactattaaatttatgaGTAAATGCTATGAGCCAACTTACCCCGAAAgcgttttttttcaataaacagtctTTAGATCCTGAAAAAGTggcaactttgaaaaaaagtctGACTGGAAATAGTAAACCAATTGTGACTggaacttttacaattttttttcataccacTCACTGTTttctttgaaaagtaaaaaggaagcgatgtttgaaaagttacatttttgtccaaaaaacacataaatctTAACATCTCCCATGCGCGAATCCTAACAATAGTGAATGATGAAATGGTCAATTAGGAAGGTTCTgtgtaattttttcactttctGATGAAAGGCTCTGAAGATAACCGCAGTTCGTCAACTTACCCCTAATGACCTGCTTAATCACCTCATCGAAatcctatttaaaatatattgaaacagCTTCGtaataaaacatgtttgcaTGGTCtgtttaaaaatgctaatacggaacttaaacattttatcttacCTGTAAGATTAACTATACTagtaaatttttagaattacttagtcgattttagaaattaactcctctttttcaagtttaaagaGTGCTGTTTTATGTCGAATCATCGTTTACAGAGGCGATTTTAGGTGTGTtccaaccccccccccccctcttccttaaaaaaaaggtgatttttaagttatagtcAGTTTTTGACGAATATAGTGGTATATTTGACGCGTTTCAGTCGGGTGAATTTTGGTTTTagggacttttttttttaggtaccaGTTGGGGACTTTTAAGGATTCACCCCACTCCCTTTATTTTATTCGTAGAAGCGTCCTGATCGTTTAACCTGTTTTATGCTGACTCATCGTTGTAGACATCGTTATCGGACTCAACTCCTCATTTACGACATTGTTTGGGAAAATAATCAATACAATGTTTGTAgttttagcaaaaacaaaaaatgctactttaaatttaaaaattgcgaATAAATGACGcgttatgttttaaaaatatttttgaagttatcttatgtgttaatttaaaattttattaactaaacaCCCTTATATTCATAATATCATTCACTCAttgatacatttaaaataatagttctcGCTTCTAAATATTGACTTACGTTGAAAGGTCCTTTCCATTCACTTACAACACAATCTTTTTTTACAGTTgctttatttaatgcttttatcCAAACGCCATTTTGCGGAATTATCCATGACTCCCTGTTACTAGATTTCATCTTATCTGATACCgatatgcaaaattttttttgaaacggCCAATCAAGATTTTCATCAAACAAACCCTGCAGAATTCgaacactaaaataaatatctccATGTAAGCGATCTAACTGTGACTTCAATTGAACTCGATAACCTCGATTGTCTGTGTAAAAGGTTCCACTGTGTTGAATGATTTCAGTTTTGGTTATATCACGCTTTTTTATCCTCCATTCAATCGGTATATTTCCAAGAACACGATCGTTCAGTTTCAACCCAATGTTACCTGGAGAAATTACACAAGAAAGAGTATTTGTTCCTTTCATATAATCAGCCTAATCCAAACTATAAAAGTGGCTGCTTTTTAAGGCatctaaatttacttataagcTACTTAAAGatcattgttataaaatttaaaacctgcaATTCTGTTATTAAAGTTTGCTTGTTCAGACAAGTACTGTTGAGCTTTCTCAAAGTAGCCTTTTGCAACTTCtttttcacttaaatttttatcctttttagctaaaacaaaatttataaaatcaactaaaacaataaaaattatttactaaaatattttaactaagcaaaaaaccaaatttaataaaaatttcaattaaacagGGAGGATCAAGTAAGACCTACCAATAACATACAAacacaaataacatttttatttttgatttaactattttttctagCTTTTTTTAGGTTACAATTGATTGTTTGGGAGCTCATTATGAAACCATGCAGTACACATTTTCATTAAATGCGTTAAAATTATCGACTTTTCTATTTTTGTCAATGAACAATTGTTATGACGCAGCGTAAATATCGGCAACATTTTAATTCAAGACCAGCTCCCACAGTCTTCGTGATCAGGAGTTTGATCGGTCGTTTTGAAAATCGGTTAAAGTGGTCTTACCGTCCTGGTAGAGGTGCCAATCaaaatatttgtactaaaaaCAACGTGAGAACTGTGAAGCAGAGTGTGCATGTAATCCATCTTTATCAACTAGTCATCGTTCCAGCCAAATAGGCATTTCCAGGACATtgcgtaaaaatttaaaattggatCTTAAGATGTaccaatacaaaatttaaattgtgcAAACACTACCGCAAGACCACCAACGACAATACGCCATTCGTTTTACACAATGAATCAtacaaattgattttttaaatgttttgatatcGGGTGAAGCACTTTTCCATTTAAATGGTTATGTTAACAAACAAAATTGTAGATTTTGAGGTTCTGAAAACCCAAGAGCAACACACCAGCACCAGTTGCACCCATCCAAATATACTGTTTAATGCGGTGTTAAGGCCAATAAAGTTATCAGCCCATATTTCTCTGAgaatgatatatttaatattatatgtttatattttatacattaaatatatttaatgtataaaatataaacaaaataaaaaaaaagttaattagtAGGTCTTATATACCCCACCCTgtagtattaaaattttatataagattatttagttgtttttcatTCATCAATAATATCTCACACAAATCAAAAGTAATTCGAATATTGAATGAAAAGGTTACCATGACCAATTGAATTGCTACTGATTTGAAAGTCTTGTAGTAGCATAAGTTCATCCATGTAATTTGAATTACCATCATCTGATGTTGAATGTTGACTtgactttttctttaaatttcgAGGATGCAGGTTCATTTGGTTTGAGCTGACAGCAggcttgttttcttttttatctcttttttggTTTGGATTGCTGAGAtagttttgagaaaaaatttgagAACTTTCATTTCCAGTATTGATATCATTAGAATAATAAGACATGTCATTTTGCAAACTTTGGAGACTAccttattaaaacaaaaatatgtaattacATAACAAAACAGACTACAGATACTTTACatataactaaaatatgtaactacatgataaaacaaatattattaaataataaacaaataatgctacaaatattttgtttgtattaaatcaatttgtttttaaatattaattcaaCTAATATTGATTTATGTAATTCGTGAAAATTTTTAATccttataaatgttttttaataaattaagaaatattttagaacttttttattatatcaaaagaacacttgaaaaatgtttaaaaataaaattttatttttattaaaaaataactaaatattagaagaaaaaatgtGGAGTATAAAAGACCCCTCAAACAAGATGGCCCCTACCACCAAATCTTTTGCTAGgcaataattattataaatttaactgTAACTTTACATCATTATGCCATATATAATTAAGaacaatataatttatgtaagaTAATGTTGATGATGAAGACATATGTTGGATCAGAAAACAAGACAGACGTAGGATGATATTGATGATGAAGGTAGATGTTATTCTAGAAAAAAAGACAGATGtaggattaaaaaaacaattatggtAAATGTCAAAAACGGTCAAGGAGCCAAAAACGG
Above is a window of Hydra vulgaris chromosome 10, alternate assembly HydraT2T_AEP DNA encoding:
- the LOC100200872 gene encoding uncharacterized protein LOC100200872, yielding MSLISLKDEPIPISSSKSNTQYDVQDIIDKEPIKITDEDFDFLFGGLNTSKLKVEDSTNSFSKKLVDNTKFNNDQLSISDALNKANKKIKDLCEQRSKDCKKISTLMNQVSNHTRLISNLQNNISVLKNVNGITQNEISSDKLINKVANHFQRQLNIERAKRELLEMRLVKVESLLLGLSSGCTDILQQSEISNDNCSSFSGSCGAISAESSSVSEPSKHKRRRPRRAPKNKEGRNDFSSKGSLQSLQNDMSYYSNDINTGNESSQIFSQNYLSNPNQKRDKKENKPAVSSNQMNLHPRNLKKKSSQHSTSDDGNSNYMDELMLLQDFQISSNSIGHAKKDKNLSEKEVAKGYFEKAQQYLSEQANFNNRIAGNIGLKLNDRVLGNIPIEWRIKKRDITKTEIIQHSGTFYTDNRGYRVQLKSQLDRLHGDIYFSVRILQGLFDENLDWPFQKKFCISVSDKMKSSNRESWIIPQNGVWIKALNKATVKKDCVVSEWKGPFNVSQYLEARTIILNVSMSE